GGCCGCACGTTCTCGGGCCGCGTCGCGATGAAATAGGCGGTGGGAAAGCCGATGACGAGGCTGAGCAGCGTCGCCGCCCCCGCCTGCCAGATCGACCGCCAGAAGATGTTGATATAGGTCCACTCGATCTGGCACGGCTCGTCGCCGAAGAGCCCCCGGCTACAGAAGAACTGGTCATAGGCGGCCAGGCTGAACTCCCAGATGACGCCGCCCCGGAATTCCTTGGTGAGGAACGAGTAGACGAGCATCATCAGCACCGGGATCAGCACGATGCACACCAGCACCACCCAGGACGGCAGCAAGAGCCAATAGCGCGCCTCCGCGTAGGTGTCCGTCCGCGCCGTTCCGCCCGTGGCCGCCCCTCCCGCCATCAGTCCACCAGGAGGCGCGCGGCCCCCCGCTCCATGTTGACATAGGCCGTGGCCCCCGGCTCGAAGATGCGCTTCGTGCCGCGATCCGAGTTCGACGTGCGCACCGAGATGACCGGCCCGTCCTCGAGGTCGAGCACCGTCTGGATATCCGTCCCGATGAAGATGTTGTGCCGCACGGTGCCCTTGAGGCTCTCGTCCTCGACCGGCGCGTCCGAGAGGTAAAGCCGCTCGGGCCGCACCGACAGGTGCACCTCGCGCCCCGCATCCACCCCCTCGACCGCGTCGCAGGTGAGCGCGTGCCCGCCGCCCAGGTGGCATTCCGCCCGGCCGCCCTCGACCCGGTCCACCGTGACCTCCAGAAGGTTCGTCTCGCCGATGAAATCGGCAACGAACATGTTGTGCGGCCGCTCGTAGATGTCGCGCGCATCGCCAAGCTGCTGCAACTCGCCCGCCGACATGACCGCGATCCGGTCCGACATGGTCAGCGCCTCTTCCTGGTCATGGGTCACGAAGATGAAGGTGATCCCCGTCTCGCGCTGGATCTCCTTCAGCTCGAAGCGCATCGCCTGCCGGAGCTTGAGATCGAGCGCCGACAGCGGCTCGTCCAGCAACAGCACCTTCGGATCCGGCGCCAGCGCCCGCGCCAGCGCCACGCGCTGCTGCTGCCCGCCCGAAAGCTGGCCGGGCTTGCGGTTCGCGAATTGCGACAGTTGCACCAGTTCGAGCATCTCGCCCGCCCGCCGCCGCGCCTCCGCCTTCCCGGTGCCCTTCATCTCGAGGCCGAAGCTCACGTTGTCTAGCACTGTCATCAGCGGGAAGAGCGCGTAGTTCTGGAACACCGTGTTCACCGGGCGCTTGTTCGGCGGCAGCGTCTCGATCTCGTCCCCGAAGAGGAAGATGGCCCCCTCGGTCACGTCCTCGAATCCCGCGATCATGCGCAGGAGCGTGGTCTTGCCGCAGCCCGACGGCCCCAGGAGGGTGAAGAACTCGTTATCGCGGATCGACAACGAAATACGCTTGAGCGCGGT
This window of the Roseovarius sp. SCSIO 43702 genome carries:
- a CDS encoding ABC transporter ATP-binding protein is translated as MAKGESRVTDGERIAVDVRDAVKRYGDFTALKRISLSIRDNEFFTLLGPSGCGKTTLLRMIAGFEDVTEGAIFLFGDEIETLPPNKRPVNTVFQNYALFPLMTVLDNVSFGLEMKGTGKAEARRRAGEMLELVQLSQFANRKPGQLSGGQQQRVALARALAPDPKVLLLDEPLSALDLKLRQAMRFELKEIQRETGITFIFVTHDQEEALTMSDRIAVMSAGELQQLGDARDIYERPHNMFVADFIGETNLLEVTVDRVEGGRAECHLGGGHALTCDAVEGVDAGREVHLSVRPERLYLSDAPVEDESLKGTVRHNIFIGTDIQTVLDLEDGPVISVRTSNSDRGTKRIFEPGATAYVNMERGAARLLVD